The following are from one region of the Salvia splendens isolate huo1 chromosome 2, SspV2, whole genome shotgun sequence genome:
- the LOC121759629 gene encoding squamosa promoter-binding-like protein 8 encodes MLDYGWGNTSSIMLNAEEPGPDPEPNRPVFDPYPSHSFSDPPANFANPEPHFSAAVNHHLPFHTPSPNTHFTAFYSGAAASYAPPHPSMLTLEPAYSVVPKSEPVGGAFDFNAEYNSRIGLNLGGRTYFASSEDDFVNRLYHRSRILEPGSANSPRCQAEGCNADLTHAKHYHRRHKVCEFHSKAATVIAAGLTQRFCQQCSRFHLLSEFDNGKRSCRKRLADHNRRRRKSQQNNHEKSHPEISSASENLARSPPESGQHSSSVTVAISPPRISLDCFRHRSGTATSSNSLFYSNG; translated from the exons ATGTTGGACTATGGCTGGGGGAACACATCATCGATCATGCTCAATGCCGAAGAACCCGGTCCGGATCCCGAACCGAACCGCCCGGTTTTCGACCCTTACCCTTCCCACTCCTTCTCCGACCCGCCCGCCAATTTCGCTAACCCGGAACCCCACTTCTCCGCCGCCGTCAACCACCACCTCCCTTTCCATACCCCTTCCCCAAACACCCACTTCACCGCCTTCTACAGCGGCGCCGCGGCCTCATACGCGCCGCCGCATCCATCAATGCTGACGCTCGAACCGGCTTACTCGGTGGTGCCCAAGAGCGAGCCTGTGGGAGGCGCCTTCGACTTCAACGCCGAGTACAATAGCAGAATCGGCCTCAACCTCGGCGGCCGGACCTACTTCGCCTCCTCGGAAGACGACTTCGTGAACCGCCTCTACCACCGGTCCAGGATTTTGGAGCCCGGTTCGGCCAACTCGCCGCGCTGCCAGGCGGAAGGCTGCAACGCCGACCTCACCCACGCCAAGCACTACCACCGCCGCCACAAGGTCTGCGAGTTCCATTCCAAGGCCGCCACCGTCATCGCTGCCGGCCTCACCCAGCGCTTCTGCCAGCAATGCAGCAG ATTCCACCTGCTGTCGGAATTCGACAACGGCAAGAGAAGCTGCCGCAAGAGGCTCGCCGACCacaaccgccgccgccgcaaatCCCAGCAAAACAACCACGAAAAATCCCACCCCGAAATCTCCTCCGCCTCTGAAAACCTAGCAA GGTCACCGCCGGAATCCGGCCAACACTCTTCATCGGTGACGGTGGCGATCTCCCCGCCGAGAATCTCACTTGATTGCTTCCGCCACCGCAGCGGCACAGCTACGTCGTCGAACTCCCTCTTCTACTCCAACGGGTAA